A region of Micromonospora sp. WMMD882 DNA encodes the following proteins:
- a CDS encoding STM4014 family protein, producing the protein MVELTVVGNPGHRRVRFFTAAAVAAGLATPTVLPWRDVLTGAAAPPAGTLVRIDSPGEDAEVDRLLRGAHEPARHGEIVGLAAGHAGLRRALTRLASGGATLLNQPADVATLCDKRRCHALLAAAGVPVPAALPGVTGYAGLRAAMRRAGWTRVFVKPAHGSSASGVLALATHGSRVVATTSVERDGGRLFNSLRVRRYTTETEVAAIVDRLAPDGLHVERWLPKAGLADRVVDVRVVVVAGRPTHAVVRAARVPITNLHLGNARGDLAAARAAVGPTGWAAAMATCERVAACFPGTLHVAVDLMFLPGWTRHAVAEANAFGDLLPGVLDEDGRDSYAAQAHVILAGWRPAVGATREAACVT; encoded by the coding sequence GTGGTGGAGCTGACGGTGGTGGGCAACCCGGGCCACCGCCGGGTCCGCTTCTTCACCGCGGCGGCGGTCGCCGCCGGGCTGGCCACGCCGACCGTGCTGCCCTGGCGCGACGTGCTCACCGGGGCCGCCGCGCCGCCGGCCGGGACGCTGGTGCGGATCGACTCCCCCGGCGAGGACGCCGAGGTCGACCGGCTGCTGCGGGGCGCCCACGAGCCGGCGCGGCACGGCGAGATCGTCGGTCTGGCCGCCGGGCACGCCGGGCTGCGCCGGGCGCTGACGCGGCTCGCCTCCGGCGGGGCGACCCTGCTCAACCAGCCCGCCGACGTCGCCACCCTGTGCGACAAGCGCCGCTGCCACGCGCTGCTGGCGGCGGCCGGCGTGCCGGTGCCGGCGGCGCTGCCCGGCGTCACCGGGTACGCCGGGCTGCGGGCGGCGATGCGCCGGGCCGGGTGGACGCGGGTGTTCGTCAAACCGGCGCACGGCTCCTCTGCCTCCGGGGTGCTCGCCCTGGCGACGCACGGCTCCCGGGTCGTCGCCACCACCTCGGTGGAACGCGACGGCGGGCGGCTGTTCAACTCGCTGCGGGTCCGCCGGTACACCACCGAGACGGAGGTCGCCGCCATCGTCGACCGGCTCGCCCCGGACGGGCTGCACGTGGAGCGGTGGCTGCCGAAGGCGGGCCTCGCCGACCGGGTGGTGGACGTACGGGTCGTGGTGGTGGCCGGGCGGCCGACCCACGCGGTGGTCCGGGCCGCCCGGGTGCCGATCACCAACCTGCACCTGGGTAACGCCCGGGGCGACCTGGCGGCGGCGCGCGCGGCGGTCGGCCCGACCGGCTGGGCGGCGGCCATGGCCACCTGCGAACGGGTGGCGGCCTGCTTCCCGGGCACCCTGCACGTGGCGGTGGACCTGATGTTCCTGCCCGGCTGGACGCGGCACGCGGTGGCCGAGGCCAACGCCTTCGGTGACCTGCTGCCCGGGGTGCTCGACGAGGACGGCCGGGACAGCTACGCCGCGCAGGCGCACGTGATCCTCGCCGGCTGGCGGCCGGCGGTCGGGGCGACCCGGGAGGCGGCATGCGTGACCTGA
- the htpG gene encoding molecular chaperone HtpG, whose amino-acid sequence MSNGVETREFQAEARQLLQLMVHSIYSNKDVFLRELVSNASDALDKLRLESMVDKDLDVDTSDLHIEIEVDKEKRTLTVRDNGIGMSRDDVVALIGTIAKSGTAELLRKLKESQDANASQELIGQFGVGFYATFMVADRVELVTRRAGQTGGTRWESTGEGTYTVEDVEDTPQGTSVTVHLKPEDSEDNLFDYTAEWKLREIVKRYSDFIAWPIRMTTERTDEEGKTTVDVQTLNSMKALWARPRSEVDDAEYHEFYKHLSHDWVDPLETIHMRGEGAFEYEALLFIPSHAPYDLFMREGKRGVQLYVKRVFIMDDCEALMPDYLRFVKGVVDAHDLSLNISREILQQDRQIRVVRRRLVKKVLATVRTMLTEQPERYRTFWTEFGRAVKEGLIDDTENRDTLLEVTSVASTHHETELTTLAGYVERMKDGQSDIYYLTGESRTMIENSPHMEAFRAKGYEVLILTDPVDEVWVERVGEFDGRPLRSIAKGQVDLDSEEERKSAEPEREQQRKDFAPLLTWLGEQLAEEVKEVRLSARLTTSPACIVGDAHDLTPTLEKMYRAMGQEVPPVKRILELNPTHPLVTGLRKAHEQGVDTEGLTETAELLHGMALLAEGGELADPSRFTRILADRLARTL is encoded by the coding sequence GTGAGCAACGGGGTCGAGACGCGCGAGTTCCAGGCGGAGGCGCGTCAACTGCTCCAGTTGATGGTCCACTCGATCTACTCGAACAAGGACGTCTTCCTGCGCGAGCTCGTGTCGAACGCGTCCGACGCGCTGGACAAGCTCCGGCTGGAGTCGATGGTCGACAAGGATCTCGACGTCGACACCTCCGACCTGCACATCGAGATCGAGGTCGACAAGGAGAAGCGGACGCTGACCGTCCGCGACAACGGCATCGGCATGTCCCGGGACGACGTGGTCGCCCTGATCGGCACGATCGCCAAGTCCGGCACCGCCGAGCTGCTGCGCAAGCTGAAGGAGTCCCAGGACGCCAACGCCTCCCAGGAGCTGATCGGGCAGTTCGGCGTTGGTTTCTACGCCACCTTCATGGTGGCCGACCGGGTGGAGCTGGTGACCCGCCGGGCCGGGCAGACCGGCGGCACCCGGTGGGAGTCCACCGGCGAGGGCACCTACACCGTCGAGGACGTCGAGGACACCCCGCAGGGCACCTCGGTCACCGTGCACCTCAAGCCGGAGGACAGCGAGGACAACCTCTTCGACTACACCGCCGAGTGGAAGCTCCGGGAGATCGTCAAGCGGTACTCCGACTTCATCGCCTGGCCCATCCGGATGACGACGGAGCGCACCGACGAGGAGGGGAAGACGACTGTCGACGTCCAGACCCTCAACTCGATGAAGGCGCTGTGGGCCCGACCGCGCAGCGAGGTCGACGACGCCGAGTACCACGAGTTCTACAAGCACCTCAGCCACGACTGGGTGGACCCGCTGGAGACCATCCACATGCGGGGCGAGGGCGCCTTCGAGTACGAGGCGCTGCTGTTCATCCCGTCCCACGCGCCGTACGACCTGTTCATGCGGGAGGGCAAGCGCGGCGTCCAGCTCTACGTCAAGCGCGTCTTCATCATGGACGACTGCGAAGCGCTGATGCCGGACTACCTGCGCTTCGTCAAGGGCGTGGTGGACGCCCACGATCTGTCGCTGAACATCTCCCGGGAGATCCTCCAGCAGGACCGGCAGATCCGGGTGGTGCGTCGCCGGCTGGTCAAGAAGGTCCTCGCCACCGTCCGGACCATGCTCACCGAGCAGCCCGAGCGCTACCGCACGTTCTGGACCGAGTTCGGCCGGGCGGTCAAGGAAGGGCTGATCGACGACACGGAGAACCGGGACACCCTCCTGGAGGTCACCTCCGTGGCCTCGACGCACCACGAGACCGAGCTGACCACCCTGGCCGGCTACGTCGAGCGGATGAAGGACGGCCAGTCCGACATCTACTACCTGACCGGCGAGTCCCGCACCATGATCGAGAATTCGCCGCACATGGAGGCGTTCCGCGCCAAGGGCTACGAGGTGCTGATCCTCACCGACCCGGTGGACGAGGTGTGGGTCGAGCGGGTCGGTGAGTTCGACGGCCGACCGCTGCGCTCGATCGCCAAGGGCCAGGTCGACCTGGACTCCGAGGAGGAGCGCAAGAGCGCCGAGCCGGAGCGTGAGCAGCAGCGCAAGGACTTCGCCCCGCTGCTGACCTGGCTGGGCGAGCAGCTCGCCGAGGAGGTGAAGGAGGTCCGGCTCTCCGCCCGCCTGACCACCTCCCCGGCCTGCATCGTCGGTGACGCGCACGACCTGACCCCCACGCTGGAGAAGATGTACCGGGCGATGGGGCAGGAGGTCCCGCCGGTCAAGCGGATCCTCGAGCTCAACCCGACGCATCCGCTGGTCACCGGGCTGCGCAAGGCCCACGAGCAGGGCGTCGACACCGAGGGCCTGACCGAGACCGCCGAGCTGCTGCACGGCATGGCGCTGCTCGCCGAGGGCGGCGAACTGGCCGACCCGTCCCGGTTCACCCGGATCCTCGCCGACCGGCTCGCCCGTACGCTGTGA
- a CDS encoding STM4013/SEN3800 family hydrolase has protein sequence MRDLIGSHDLLLVTLDTLRFDVADELASAGRTPALARLLPDGRWERRHTPASFTYAAHHAFFAGFLPTPTGPGPHPRLFAARFPGSESAGADTWVFDAPDLPTALRAEGYHTLCLGGVGFFNRRSPLGAVLPGLFAEAHWEPAFGVTAPGCLDAQLDRLAEVVDRLPAGRPLFTFLNVAALHQPNHHYLPGATEDTRASHAAALEHVDARVDRLVTLVTGRSRPVFVIVCADHGTAYGEDGHTGHRFAHEVVWTVPYAHFTLDPGDS, from the coding sequence ATGCGTGACCTGATCGGCTCGCACGACCTGCTGCTGGTCACCCTGGACACGCTCCGCTTCGACGTGGCCGACGAGCTGGCCAGCGCCGGGCGCACCCCGGCGCTGGCCCGGCTGCTGCCGGACGGCCGGTGGGAGCGGCGGCACACCCCGGCCAGCTTCACCTACGCCGCCCACCACGCGTTCTTCGCCGGGTTCCTGCCCACCCCGACCGGTCCGGGGCCGCATCCGCGGCTGTTCGCCGCCCGGTTCCCGGGCAGCGAGTCCGCCGGGGCGGACACCTGGGTCTTCGACGCGCCGGACCTGCCCACCGCGCTGCGCGCCGAGGGCTACCACACGCTCTGTCTCGGTGGGGTGGGGTTCTTCAACCGGCGCAGCCCGCTCGGCGCGGTGCTGCCCGGCCTGTTCGCCGAGGCGCACTGGGAGCCCGCCTTCGGGGTCACCGCGCCGGGCTGCCTGGACGCCCAACTCGACCGGCTGGCCGAGGTCGTCGACCGGCTGCCGGCCGGCCGGCCGCTGTTCACCTTCCTCAACGTCGCCGCGCTGCACCAACCGAACCACCACTACCTGCCGGGCGCCACCGAGGACACCCGGGCCAGTCACGCCGCTGCCCTGGAGCACGTCGACGCCCGGGTGGACCGGCTCGTCACGCTGGTCACCGGCCGGTCCCGGCCGGTGTTCGTGATCGTGTGCGCGGACCACGGCACCGCCTACGGCGAGGACGGCCACACCGGCCACCGGTTCGCCCACGAGGTGGTCTGGACGGTGCCGTACGCCCACTTCACCCTCGACCCGGGAGACTCGTGA
- a CDS encoding HAMP domain-containing sensor histidine kinase — translation MRRAGLRTRVSAGFAAGALALSTSIALASYQLTRSSLLAERERTAVRAAYFDAVIVQSGLAGERPDIIEVLRSLDTGGNRRAVLRRDGVWYARNIDAGVTTGIPASMQELVAAGTPAVQRIRVDGQPAVAVGVPLSPTTAFYEVDSLQELEETLGTVALVLTAVAVITAAGGAVIGWHVTRYVLRPLRSVSDAAEEITAGDLTARLDPATEPDLARLTTSFNHMVDQLSRRLERDRRFAADVSHELRSPLQTLAAAASVLDRRREHLDDRTRTATTLITDEIARFQALVNDLLELARSDQPADRAPVAVAELARQVCRGRGLPEELVQATGPGTWLVDRRRVEQLLGNLLDNAVRHGGGPCAVRLAAGDDGYRVEVDDEGPGIDPQDREVIFDRFVRGRGANARGGSDGTGLGLALVAQHAAAHGGRVVVDDRPGGGARFRVELRGPRC, via the coding sequence CCCTGCTGGCCGAGCGGGAGCGTACGGCGGTGCGGGCGGCGTACTTCGACGCCGTCATCGTGCAGTCCGGGCTGGCCGGGGAGCGTCCGGACATCATCGAGGTGCTGCGGTCCCTGGACACCGGGGGCAACCGCCGGGCGGTGCTGCGCCGCGACGGGGTCTGGTACGCCCGCAACATCGACGCCGGGGTGACCACCGGGATCCCGGCGTCGATGCAGGAGCTGGTGGCCGCCGGCACTCCGGCGGTGCAGCGGATCCGGGTCGACGGGCAACCGGCGGTGGCGGTCGGGGTGCCGCTGTCCCCCACCACCGCGTTCTACGAGGTCGACTCGCTCCAGGAGCTGGAGGAGACGCTGGGCACGGTGGCCCTGGTGCTCACCGCCGTCGCGGTCATCACCGCCGCCGGCGGCGCGGTGATCGGCTGGCACGTCACCCGGTACGTGCTGCGGCCGCTACGGTCGGTCAGCGACGCCGCGGAGGAGATCACCGCCGGGGACCTGACCGCCCGGCTGGACCCGGCGACCGAGCCGGACCTGGCCCGGCTCACCACCTCGTTCAACCACATGGTGGACCAGTTGTCCCGCCGGCTGGAACGGGATCGGCGGTTCGCCGCCGACGTCAGCCACGAGCTGCGGTCCCCGTTGCAGACCCTGGCCGCGGCGGCGAGCGTGTTGGACCGGCGACGCGAGCACCTCGACGACCGCACCCGTACCGCGACGACGTTGATCACCGACGAGATCGCCCGGTTCCAGGCCCTCGTCAACGACCTGCTGGAGCTGGCCCGCAGCGACCAGCCGGCCGACCGGGCGCCGGTGGCCGTCGCCGAGCTGGCCCGACAGGTGTGCCGGGGACGCGGGCTGCCGGAGGAACTGGTCCAGGCCACCGGCCCGGGCACCTGGCTGGTCGACCGGCGACGGGTCGAGCAGCTCCTGGGCAACCTGTTGGACAACGCCGTCCGGCACGGCGGCGGCCCGTGCGCCGTCCGGCTGGCCGCCGGCGACGACGGCTACCGGGTGGAGGTCGACGACGAGGGGCCGGGCATCGACCCGCAGGACCGGGAAGTGATCTTCGACCGGTTCGTCCGGGGGCGTGGGGCCAACGCCCGGGGCGGCAGCGACGGCACCGGTCTGGGCCTGGCGCTGGTGGCGCAGCACGCCGCCGCGCACGGCGGACGGGTCGTCGTCGACGACCGGCCCGGCGGCGGCGCCCGGTTCCGGGTCGAGCTGCGGGGGCCCCGGTGTTGA
- a CDS encoding STM4015 family protein, with product MTINSHVTTFDGLPVVRFAPDLALPADPSAVAWRVEAADYDSSPQELTETLEALLAAVPAGSIRALVVGQWGSPYENPAPVDLLVSLAPRLTGLRALFLGEMTFEECEISWIRHGDVSGLLTAYPALEVLRVRGADGLTLRPTRHPALRELAFESGGLPAAVVRAVGESDLPALTHLELWLGVDDYGRDATVADLAPVLGGDRLPALRTLGLCNTDLADEVAAAVATAGVVPRLTALDLSMGTLTDVGGEALLAGQPLTHLRRLDLRHHFLSEELAGRLVARLAGVDVDVDDARKAEEYDGRVYRYTMVGE from the coding sequence GTGACCATCAACTCCCATGTGACGACGTTCGACGGCCTGCCGGTCGTGCGGTTCGCGCCCGACCTGGCGCTGCCGGCCGACCCGTCGGCGGTGGCCTGGCGGGTCGAGGCCGCCGACTACGACTCGTCGCCGCAGGAGCTGACCGAGACGCTGGAGGCGCTGCTGGCGGCGGTGCCCGCCGGGTCGATCCGGGCGCTCGTCGTCGGCCAGTGGGGCAGCCCGTACGAGAACCCGGCCCCGGTCGACCTGCTGGTCTCGCTCGCGCCCCGGCTGACCGGCCTGCGCGCGCTCTTCCTCGGCGAGATGACCTTCGAGGAGTGCGAGATCTCCTGGATCCGGCACGGCGACGTCAGCGGGCTGCTGACGGCGTACCCGGCGTTGGAGGTGCTGCGGGTGCGCGGCGCGGACGGTCTGACGCTGCGCCCGACGCGGCACCCGGCGCTGCGGGAGCTGGCGTTCGAGTCCGGTGGCCTGCCCGCCGCCGTGGTCCGGGCGGTCGGTGAGTCGGACCTGCCCGCCCTGACCCACCTGGAGCTGTGGCTCGGCGTCGACGACTACGGCCGGGACGCCACCGTCGCCGACCTCGCGCCGGTGCTGGGCGGCGATCGGCTCCCCGCCCTGCGCACGCTCGGACTCTGCAACACCGACCTGGCCGACGAGGTGGCCGCCGCCGTCGCCACCGCCGGGGTCGTGCCGCGCCTGACGGCGCTCGACCTGTCCATGGGCACCCTCACCGACGTCGGCGGCGAGGCGCTGCTCGCCGGGCAGCCGCTGACCCACCTGCGCCGTCTCGACCTGCGCCACCACTTCCTCTCCGAGGAGCTGGCCGGTCGGCTGGTCGCGCGGCTCGCCGGGGTCGACGTGGACGTCGACGACGCGCGCAAGGCCGAGGAGTACGACGGCCGGGTCTACCGCTACACGATGGTCGGGGAGTAG
- a CDS encoding GerMN domain-containing protein encodes MLTGRPGPVRRRVTLVGLAALLTLTGCGVSGEPEPREVTPPLGPFPGLSSPGPAVTEAGARTERLCYVRDDRLVLVDRRVRTPQTPREQIGLLLDGPVGPERDAGLTSTLTGVNVVTNVRVTRGEATVDVGERLAGTGRNDEVLAFGQIVCTLTSRPDVDRVTFRQKGERLGVPRADGSLSTGPLTVADYAAMIAPR; translated from the coding sequence GTGTTGACCGGTCGGCCGGGCCCGGTCCGGCGGCGGGTGACGCTGGTCGGGCTGGCCGCGCTGCTGACCCTGACCGGGTGCGGGGTCTCCGGGGAACCGGAGCCCCGGGAGGTGACCCCGCCGTTGGGACCGTTCCCCGGGTTGAGCTCCCCCGGGCCGGCGGTGACCGAGGCCGGCGCCCGGACCGAACGGCTCTGCTACGTACGCGACGACAGGCTGGTGCTGGTCGACCGCCGGGTCCGTACGCCGCAGACGCCTCGCGAACAGATCGGGTTGCTCCTCGACGGGCCGGTCGGGCCCGAGCGGGACGCCGGCCTGACCAGCACCCTGACCGGGGTGAACGTGGTCACCAACGTCCGGGTGACCCGGGGTGAGGCGACCGTCGACGTGGGTGAGCGGCTGGCCGGCACCGGCCGCAACGACGAGGTGCTCGCCTTCGGGCAGATCGTCTGCACCCTGACCAGCCGGCCGGACGTGGACCGGGTGACCTTCCGGCAGAAGGGCGAGCGGCTCGGCGTGCCCCGGGCGGACGGGTCGCTGTCCACCGGGCCGCTCACCGTCGCCGACTACGCCGCCATGATCGCGCCGCGCTGA